The Desmonostoc muscorum LEGE 12446 genome includes a region encoding these proteins:
- a CDS encoding 4Fe-4S binding protein, protein MAYQVTSQCISCNLCLSVCPTNAVKVVDGQHWIDPELCTNCVGSIHTVPQCKAGCPTCDGCVKQPNDYWEGWFANYNRVVAKLTNKQDYWERWFKCYSQKYSEQLQKRQPQTMGVEA, encoded by the coding sequence ATGGCTTACCAAGTTACTAGCCAATGTATTTCCTGCAATCTCTGTCTATCTGTGTGTCCCACCAATGCAGTTAAAGTAGTTGATGGACAGCACTGGATTGACCCTGAACTCTGCACAAACTGTGTTGGTAGCATTCATACAGTACCTCAGTGTAAAGCTGGTTGTCCCACCTGCGATGGTTGCGTGAAACAGCCTAATGATTATTGGGAAGGCTGGTTTGCCAATTACAACCGCGTAGTTGCAAAATTAACTAATAAACAAGATTACTGGGAGCGTTGGTTTAAATGTTATTCCCAGAAATATTCTGAACAATTACAAAAGCGTCAACCCCAAACAATGGGAGTAGAAGCCTAA
- the nifS gene encoding cysteine desulfurase NifS, protein MEKNCIYLDNNATTKIDPEVVQAMLPYLTDFYGNPSSMHTFGGQLGKGVKIAREQLAALLGADESEIVYTSCGTEGDNAAIRAALLAQPEKRHIITTQVEHPAVLNVCKQLETQGYSVTYLSVNHQGQLDLNELEASLTGNTALVTIMYANNETGTVFPIEQIGLRVKEHGALFHVDAVQVVGKIPLNMKTSTVDMLTLSGHKLHAPKGIGALYVRRGVRFRPLLLGGHQERGRRAGTENVPGIIALGKAAELEMLHLEEATKRERRLRDRLEQTLLATIPDCVVNGDPTQRLPNTTNIGFKYIEGEAILLLLNKYGICASSGSACTSGSLEPSHVLRAMGLPYTTLHGSIRFSLSRYTTEAEIDRVIEVMPGIVERLRALSPFKNDDASWLQGQEQALAHR, encoded by the coding sequence ATGGAAAAGAACTGCATCTATCTCGATAATAATGCCACGACCAAAATAGACCCGGAAGTTGTACAGGCAATGCTGCCTTACCTAACGGACTTTTACGGCAATCCCTCTAGTATGCATACCTTTGGCGGACAACTTGGTAAAGGTGTGAAAATAGCCAGAGAACAACTTGCAGCTTTGTTGGGAGCCGATGAATCAGAAATTGTCTACACCAGTTGCGGAACTGAGGGAGATAACGCCGCGATTCGGGCTGCACTGTTGGCGCAACCAGAAAAACGACACATCATCACCACCCAAGTTGAACATCCAGCAGTCCTGAATGTCTGCAAACAATTAGAAACCCAAGGTTACAGTGTTACCTACCTTTCAGTAAATCATCAAGGGCAATTGGATCTAAATGAATTAGAAGCCTCCTTGACAGGTAACACCGCGTTGGTAACAATTATGTACGCCAACAACGAAACCGGTACGGTTTTTCCCATTGAGCAGATTGGGTTAAGAGTAAAAGAGCATGGCGCTCTCTTCCACGTCGATGCGGTGCAGGTAGTGGGTAAAATCCCCTTGAATATGAAGACTAGCACCGTGGATATGTTAACCCTGTCTGGTCACAAACTACACGCACCCAAAGGAATTGGTGCTTTGTATGTGCGACGCGGGGTGAGATTCCGTCCTTTGCTGCTTGGTGGACACCAAGAACGCGGACGTAGGGCGGGAACAGAGAATGTTCCAGGAATTATTGCCTTGGGCAAAGCAGCAGAACTAGAAATGTTACACTTGGAAGAGGCGACAAAAAGAGAAAGAAGACTGCGCGATCGCCTAGAACAAACCTTACTCGCCACCATTCCCGATTGTGTAGTTAACGGTGACCCTACGCAGAGATTGCCCAACACCACCAATATCGGCTTCAAGTACATCGAAGGTGAAGCAATTCTGTTGTTGTTGAACAAATACGGTATTTGTGCCTCATCTGGTTCTGCCTGTACCTCTGGTTCACTGGAACCTTCTCACGTTTTGCGGGCAATGGGCTTACCCTACACCACCTTGCATGGTTCCATTCGCTTCAGCCTTTCTCGCTACACCACAGAAGCTGAAATCGATCGAGTTATAGAGGTCATGCCCGGTATTGTAGAACGTTTACGTGCCCTCTCACCCTTCAAAAATGATGATGCAAGTTGGTTGCAAGGACAAGAGCAAGCACTGGCGCATCGTTAG
- the nifU gene encoding Fe-S cluster assembly protein NifU, translated as MWDYTDKVLELFYNPQNQGEIAEVSEPGVKVATGEVGSIACGDALRLHLKVEVESDKILDARFQTFGCTSAIASSSALTEMVKGLTLDEALKVSNKDIADYLGGLPEAKMHCSVMGQEALEAAIYNYRGIPLASHDDDDEGALVCSCFGISESKIRRVILENHLTDAEQVTNYVKAGGGCGSCLANIDDIIKSVQQESAASDLNNYGVKVATEIVTSKQRSLTNVQKIALIQKVLDEEVRPVLIADGGDVELYDVEGDRVKVVLQGACGSCSSSTATLKIAIEARLQDRVSKNLVVEAV; from the coding sequence ATGTGGGACTACACAGATAAAGTATTAGAACTGTTTTACAATCCCCAAAATCAGGGAGAAATTGCAGAAGTCAGCGAACCTGGAGTTAAGGTTGCAACGGGCGAAGTCGGTAGCATTGCTTGTGGTGATGCTCTGAGATTGCACTTAAAAGTTGAGGTAGAATCTGATAAGATTCTGGATGCTCGCTTTCAAACCTTTGGCTGCACAAGTGCGATCGCTTCTTCTAGTGCATTAACCGAAATGGTCAAAGGTTTAACTTTAGATGAAGCCCTGAAAGTCTCCAACAAAGACATTGCAGACTACCTGGGTGGATTGCCAGAAGCCAAGATGCACTGCTCTGTCATGGGACAAGAAGCGCTAGAAGCCGCTATCTACAATTATCGTGGCATTCCCTTAGCTAGCCACGATGACGACGATGAAGGCGCATTAGTTTGCAGTTGCTTTGGGATTAGCGAGTCCAAAATTCGCCGCGTCATTCTAGAAAATCATCTCACTGATGCCGAACAGGTAACAAATTATGTGAAAGCTGGTGGCGGATGCGGTTCCTGTCTGGCGAACATTGATGATATTATCAAATCAGTGCAACAGGAATCCGCCGCATCCGATCTAAACAACTATGGCGTAAAAGTTGCCACAGAAATTGTTACCTCTAAACAGCGATCGCTAACCAACGTGCAGAAGATTGCCCTAATTCAAAAAGTTCTTGATGAAGAAGTTAGACCCGTTCTCATTGCAGACGGGGGAGATGTAGAACTGTATGATGTAGAAGGCGATCGCGTGAAAGTTGTTCTGCAAGGCGCTTGTGGTTCCTGTTCTAGTAGTACAGCAACTCTGAAAATTGCGATCGAAGCCAGATTACAAGATCGTGTCAGCAAGAACCTTGTAGTCGAAGCAGTTTAG
- a CDS encoding group I truncated hemoglobin, whose protein sequence is MSTLYDKIGGKATIEKVVDELHKRIVADNTLKPFFASTDMVKQRNHQIAFFSQIFEGPKEYSGRAMDKTHTGMALQQSHFDAIAKHLSESMSVAGVSADDTKAALDRVSNLKGAILNK, encoded by the coding sequence ATGAGTACACTGTACGACAAAATTGGCGGAAAAGCTACTATTGAGAAAGTAGTAGATGAGCTTCACAAACGCATTGTTGCAGATAACACCCTGAAGCCTTTTTTCGCTAGTACAGATATGGTAAAGCAACGTAATCATCAGATTGCTTTCTTCTCTCAGATATTTGAAGGCCCAAAAGAATACAGCGGCCGCGCAATGGACAAAACCCACACAGGTATGGCACTACAGCAATCACACTTCGATGCGATCGCCAAACACCTGAGTGAATCAATGTCTGTAGCTGGGGTATCAGCAGATGATACAAAAGCTGCACTAGATCGCGTCTCAAATTTAAAGGGCGCCATTTTGAACAAGTAA
- the nifH gene encoding nitrogenase iron protein — protein MTDENIRQIAFYGKGGIGKSTTSQNTLAAMAEMGQRIMIVGCDPKADSTRLMLHSKAQTTVLHLAAERGAVEDLELEEVMLTGFRGVKCVESGGPEPGVGCAGRGIITAINFLEEAGAYQDLDFVSYDVLGDVVCGGFAMPIREGKAQEIYIVTSGEMMAMYAANNIARGILKYAHSGGVRLGGLICNSRKVDREIELIETLAERLNTQMIHFVPRDNIVQHAELRRMTVNEYAPDSDQGNEYRALAKKIINNDKLTVPTPIEMDELEALLVEFGILDDDTKHAEIIGKTAAEAPVK, from the coding sequence ATGACTGACGAAAATATTAGACAGATAGCTTTCTACGGTAAAGGTGGTATCGGTAAATCTACCACCTCTCAAAACACCCTGGCAGCTATGGCAGAAATGGGTCAGCGCATCATGATTGTAGGTTGCGACCCCAAAGCTGACTCTACCCGTTTGATGCTCCACAGTAAAGCTCAAACCACAGTTCTTCACCTCGCTGCTGAAAGAGGCGCAGTAGAAGATTTAGAACTCGAAGAAGTGATGCTCACCGGTTTCCGGGGTGTTAAGTGCGTAGAATCTGGTGGTCCAGAACCTGGTGTAGGTTGCGCCGGTCGTGGTATCATCACCGCTATCAACTTCTTAGAAGAAGCTGGTGCTTACCAAGACTTAGACTTCGTATCTTACGACGTATTGGGTGACGTTGTGTGTGGTGGTTTCGCTATGCCTATCCGTGAAGGTAAGGCACAAGAAATCTACATCGTTACATCAGGTGAAATGATGGCGATGTATGCTGCTAACAACATCGCTCGTGGTATTCTCAAGTACGCTCACTCCGGTGGTGTGCGTTTGGGTGGTTTGATTTGTAACAGCCGTAAAGTTGACCGGGAAATCGAATTGATCGAAACTTTGGCTGAACGTTTGAACACTCAAATGATTCACTTCGTACCCCGCGACAACATCGTGCAACACGCAGAATTGCGCCGGATGACTGTTAACGAGTACGCACCTGATAGCGATCAAGGTAACGAATACCGCGCACTAGCTAAGAAGATCATCAACAACGACAAGCTCACAGTCCCCACACCAATCGAAATGGATGAGCTAGAAGCATTGTTGGTTGAATTCGGTATCCTTGATGACGATACCAAGCACGCAGAAATCATCGGTAAAACTGCTGCTGAAGCACCTGTTAAGTAA
- a CDS encoding site-specific integrase, whose translation MESKAQDVFEDFIPPASTDGSYLGTQKHMKATRQHLERKFEKGLADTKARLKAAKVKVGLVVARDTIQLQASLPIKPGDRDTKGIGFKQYKISLNIPASLDGLKTAEEEAHELGKLMARKQFEWTEKYLGKTAKVANRSQSLADVLEEFETEYFKTRKLTEKSKHTFSYYKDYLRRLIGLDTLLTQSEIDEKLAQMTSDHAKYHAVKSLKVLKSTLNLTGFTLEQFKATQPKSQARDIPSDEDIIKYHESFHQYSLTRSLTIKKNCLDSWKMWGWVYGMLATYGLRPRELFVNPEINWWLSPENKDNTWKVHPDTKTGYREALPLHPEWVYLFDLKNVEYLELLKAQTDDRTSFIDINTIRVNCSSWFRRVNIPFTPYDLRHAWAIRAHMMGIPIKAAADNLGHSVEIHTEIYQKWFSLENRRKVIKQAVDKKDDMDTLKEENARLRAEVEYLRQALARHQISEVLST comes from the coding sequence ATGGAAAGCAAGGCACAGGACGTTTTTGAGGATTTCATTCCGCCAGCATCTACCGATGGCAGCTATCTAGGAACGCAGAAACACATGAAGGCTACTCGGCAGCATCTGGAACGCAAGTTTGAGAAAGGTTTGGCAGACACCAAGGCTCGGTTGAAAGCCGCTAAGGTGAAAGTCGGTTTGGTCGTGGCACGGGACACTATTCAATTGCAAGCATCCCTACCAATCAAACCGGGCGATCGCGACACGAAAGGAATTGGTTTTAAGCAGTACAAGATTTCGCTAAACATCCCTGCAAGCTTGGACGGGTTGAAAACAGCAGAGGAAGAAGCACACGAGCTAGGCAAGCTGATGGCTCGTAAACAGTTTGAATGGACTGAGAAATATCTGGGTAAAACTGCTAAGGTCGCCAACAGATCCCAATCCCTTGCTGATGTTTTGGAAGAGTTTGAAACTGAGTATTTCAAAACACGCAAATTAACAGAGAAAAGTAAACACACCTTTTCCTATTACAAGGACTATTTACGGCGATTGATTGGGTTAGATACTTTGTTGACACAATCGGAGATTGATGAAAAACTTGCACAGATGACGAGTGATCATGCCAAATACCACGCTGTAAAATCGTTGAAAGTTTTAAAATCAACTCTTAATTTAACTGGTTTCACCCTTGAGCAATTTAAAGCTACACAACCCAAAAGTCAGGCTAGGGACATTCCCAGTGACGAGGATATCATCAAATATCATGAATCTTTTCATCAGTACTCTTTGACTAGGAGCTTGACAATCAAAAAGAATTGCTTAGACAGTTGGAAGATGTGGGGTTGGGTGTATGGAATGCTTGCTACTTATGGATTACGCCCAAGAGAACTGTTTGTAAATCCTGAAATTAATTGGTGGTTGAGTCCTGAAAATAAAGATAATACATGGAAAGTTCACCCAGACACCAAGACTGGTTACAGAGAAGCTTTACCGCTACATCCTGAATGGGTTTACTTGTTTGATTTAAAAAATGTAGAGTATTTGGAACTGTTAAAAGCTCAAACTGATGACAGAACTAGTTTTATAGATATCAACACTATTCGGGTTAATTGCTCATCATGGTTTAGGCGTGTAAATATTCCGTTTACGCCCTATGACTTACGTCACGCTTGGGCGATTCGAGCGCACATGATGGGCATTCCAATTAAAGCTGCTGCTGACAATTTGGGGCATTCTGTAGAGATTCACACTGAGATTTATCAGAAGTGGTTCAGCTTGGAGAACCGGAGGAAGGTAATTAAGCAGGCAGTGGATAAAAAAGATGACATGGATACGTTGAAGGAAGAGAATGCACGGCTAAGGGCTGAGGTGGAATATCTCAGACAAGCTTTGGCACGGCACCAAATCAGTGAGGTGCTGTCTACTTAA
- a CDS encoding GIY-YIG nuclease family protein, whose protein sequence is MPMEGYVYLVHALGTKRYKIGQTRDVDKRMETLQRCSPFPLKLLGLLQTNDLVLQEKRLHKIACSYRVHGEWFELPSAWLENLKLWFYDTNCQNYKHVVIPGNLAILVKNRTLSEPPTKHFPSEQTTQEEIQRAVSLLGSLAKGAKFNKKVRRELYNILGHYPSTQAEAMILKLKLQEISRELKARICY, encoded by the coding sequence ATGCCTATGGAAGGCTATGTTTACCTAGTTCATGCTTTAGGGACAAAGCGATACAAGATAGGACAAACAAGAGATGTAGACAAGAGAATGGAGACACTTCAAAGGTGTAGTCCTTTCCCTTTAAAACTACTGGGTCTTCTTCAAACTAATGACCTTGTATTACAAGAGAAGCGATTACATAAAATTGCTTGTTCTTACCGAGTTCACGGAGAGTGGTTTGAGCTTCCAAGTGCTTGGCTAGAAAATTTAAAACTCTGGTTCTATGACACCAATTGTCAAAACTACAAGCACGTAGTGATTCCAGGCAATCTTGCTATTTTGGTTAAAAACAGGACGCTCTCTGAACCACCGACAAAACATTTTCCTTCAGAACAAACGACTCAAGAAGAAATTCAACGTGCAGTTAGTTTACTTGGTTCGCTTGCGAAGGGTGCCAAATTTAACAAAAAGGTTAGAAGAGAACTCTATAACATTCTTGGACATTATCCAAGTACTCAAGCTGAGGCAATGATTTTGAAGCTGAAGTTGCAAGAAATTAGCAGAGAATTAAAAGCTCGCATTTGTTATTAG
- a CDS encoding KilA-N domain-containing protein yields the protein MSQRDLFDKLMQDARRDDGYINATKWCKHFGYRLERWKRSPKTKARLEQLKIVESIAEPLIVERVGKTWVTWVHPIMAVHLASRLDRGFTNYMSEIFIRYAKADPTLAADIASRQETTEGLNIINKVVYQRYEE from the coding sequence ATGTCACAAAGAGATTTGTTCGACAAATTGATGCAAGACGCACGGCGAGACGACGGTTACATCAACGCTACCAAATGGTGCAAGCATTTTGGCTATCGACTTGAAAGATGGAAGCGATCGCCAAAAACAAAAGCTAGATTAGAGCAGTTGAAAATCGTAGAGTCAATTGCTGAACCCTTGATTGTTGAGCGCGTAGGTAAAACTTGGGTAACTTGGGTTCACCCAATCATGGCAGTTCACCTAGCCAGCCGCCTTGATCGAGGTTTTACCAACTATATGTCCGAGATTTTTATCAGGTATGCCAAGGCTGACCCAACCCTCGCTGCTGATATTGCCTCAAGACAGGAAACGACCGAAGGGCTGAACATCATTAACAAGGTAGTCTATCAGCGCTACGAGGAATAA
- a CDS encoding KilA-N domain-containing protein — protein sequence MSQIEQLSNLVQDAQRDDEYINATKWCKHFESRLDKWKQLPETKARVKSLKTTESNAEPWIVERVGKTWVTWVHPIMAVHLASYLDPDFANYVAKVFIRYAKADPTLAADVASRQNTVEGLDIINKAVQERYKFLESKLMRAYYMVRDAWGDKLHYNTLTEEIQLNGSPLELRSLKIKLDRELHVKVEYEDAKEIVEIIAIVNTYPLMDAANQQRFEPTFRMFIDIRNFVPTKECPKPSKLS from the coding sequence ATGTCACAAATAGAGCAGCTTAGCAATTTAGTGCAAGATGCACAACGAGATGACGAATACATCAATGCTACTAAGTGGTGTAAGCATTTTGAATCTAGACTTGATAAGTGGAAGCAGCTGCCAGAAACAAAAGCTAGAGTAAAGTCTTTGAAAACTACAGAGTCAAATGCTGAACCTTGGATTGTTGAGCGCGTAGGCAAAACTTGGGTAACTTGGGTTCACCCAATCATGGCAGTTCACCTAGCCAGCTACCTCGATCCAGACTTCGCCAACTATGTAGCCAAGGTTTTTATCAGGTATGCCAAGGCTGACCCAACTCTTGCCGCTGATGTTGCCTCACGCCAAAACACAGTAGAAGGACTGGACATCATTAATAAGGCAGTTCAGGAGCGTTACAAGTTTCTTGAGTCTAAGTTAATGAGAGCTTATTACATGGTCAGAGACGCTTGGGGAGATAAGTTACACTACAACACTCTTACTGAAGAAATTCAATTAAATGGGAGTCCTTTAGAGTTACGGTCTCTCAAAATCAAGCTTGATCGAGAACTTCATGTCAAGGTCGAATATGAGGATGCAAAAGAAATCGTTGAGATTATAGCTATAGTCAACACCTATCCTTTAATGGATGCTGCAAATCAGCAGAGATTTGAACCGACGTTTCGGATGTTTATAGACATAAGAAACTTTGTACCAACGAAAGAGTGTCCGAAACCGTCAAAATTAAGTTGA
- a CDS encoding Uma2 family endonuclease produces the protein MVQVLPAPVTFEQFAEWYPDTGVRYELHNGTIVEMNQPVGEHELIIALLSRNLTVEIVRRNLPYVISKNAFVKPPMVDSGYCPDILLLNVDNLANEPLWQKQSTVTQAASVPFVAEVVSTNWGVDYGNKVSDYEAIGIPEYWIIDYLGVGGRRFIGNPKLPTLSIYSLIEGEYQVAQFKGDELISSPTFPELRLTAKEVLMTAQ, from the coding sequence ATGGTTCAAGTCTTGCCAGCCCCAGTAACCTTTGAACAATTCGCGGAATGGTATCCCGACACAGGGGTACGCTATGAACTGCACAACGGAACAATTGTAGAAATGAATCAGCCCGTAGGTGAACATGAACTGATCATCGCGCTACTAAGTCGCAACTTAACAGTAGAGATAGTTAGGAGAAACCTACCCTACGTCATCTCTAAAAATGCTTTTGTTAAACCACCAATGGTAGACTCTGGCTACTGCCCTGACATCCTGCTGTTAAATGTAGACAATCTAGCCAATGAACCGCTATGGCAGAAACAATCGACTGTGACCCAAGCCGCATCGGTTCCTTTTGTCGCAGAGGTCGTTAGCACTAACTGGGGTGTTGATTACGGGAATAAAGTTAGTGACTACGAAGCCATAGGAATTCCTGAGTATTGGATCATAGATTACTTGGGAGTAGGCGGTAGGAGATTTATCGGCAATCCCAAGTTGCCAACCCTATCAATTTATTCCCTGATTGAAGGTGAATATCAAGTAGCCCAGTTTAAGGGAGATGAGTTGATATCCTCTCCCACTTTCCCAGAATTACGCCTGACTGCTAAAGAAGTTTTAATGACCGCGCAGTAA